The following proteins come from a genomic window of Flavobacteriaceae bacterium MAR_2010_188:
- a CDS encoding PH domain-containing protein, with translation MGFINKILGNASEISTDKLNEKYGKLLIEGEEVELGFKLFRDIFMFTNKRLILVDIQGITGSKSEFKSMPYKNISRFSLESAGTLDLDAELKIWISSEDSPTVSKKFNRSIDVYEVQRYLANKVL, from the coding sequence ATGGGTTTCATCAACAAGATTTTAGGAAATGCAAGCGAGATTTCTACGGATAAGCTCAATGAGAAATACGGTAAATTATTGATTGAAGGTGAAGAAGTAGAATTAGGCTTCAAGCTTTTTAGGGATATTTTTATGTTTACGAATAAGCGTTTGATTTTGGTGGATATTCAAGGAATTACTGGTTCTAAGTCTGAATTTAAATCGATGCCGTATAAGAATATTTCTAGGTTTTCCTTAGAATCTGCCGGCACTCTCGACTTGGACGCAGAACTTAAGATTTGGATTTCTAGTGAAGATTCGCCAACGGTAAGCAAAAAGTTTAATCGTAGTATCGATGTTTACGAAGTACAAAGATATCTGGCGAACAAAGTGCTTTAG
- a CDS encoding hypothetical protein (manually curated) gives MKEKIPIEDGDFYLTAEGYRCFTEQYHLKRGYCCESGCRHCPYGYDPKTNKYRE, from the coding sequence ATGAAAGAGAAGATTCCTATTGAAGATGGAGATTTTTATTTAACTGCAGAGGGCTATCGATGCTTTACCGAGCAATATCACTTAAAAAGAGGCTATTGTTGCGAAAGCGGGTGTAGACATTGTCCTTACGGTTATGACCCAAAAACAAATAAGTACAGAGAATGA
- a CDS encoding urocanate hydratase, which produces MRDFKEEILEGIPDQLPNKKEYDSSVNHAPRRKDILNSTEKKLALRNALRYFKPEFHKVLLDEYLHELNEYGRIYMYRFRPENKIFARPINDYPAKSKQAAAIMLMIQNNLDDNVAQHPHELITYGGNGAVFQNWAQYRLTMQYLANMTDEQTLAMYSGHPMGLFPSHKDAPRVVVTNGMMIPNYSKPDDWEKFNALGVTQYGQMTAGSFMYIGPQGIVHGTTITVLNAFRKIKKSPHGHLFLTSGLGGMSGAQPKAGNIAGCITVCAEVNEKAVYTRHSQGWVDEVISDLELLVKRVKKAKDEGETVSIAYHGNVVDVWEKFLEQRITVELGSDQTSLHNPWSGGYYPAGLSFEEANQLMRNNPEKFKEKVKESLRRQVEAINSHSETGTYFFDYGNAFLLEASRADADIFKEDEKEFRYNSYVQDIMGPMCFDYGFGPFRWVCASGKPEDLERTDKIATKVLEELLQDAPAEIQKQLSDNIQWIKGAQENKLVVGSQARILYADAEGRIKIANAFNEAIQKGEIGNIVLGRDHHDVSGTDSPYRETSNIYDGSQFTADMAIQNVIGDSFRGATWVSIHNGGGVGWGEVINGGFGMVLDGSEDAERRLNSMLFWDVNNGIARRNWARNEGAIFAIKRAMVLQPNLKVTIPNIVDDDLLN; this is translated from the coding sequence ATGCGAGATTTTAAAGAAGAAATATTAGAAGGAATTCCGGACCAACTGCCGAATAAAAAAGAATACGATTCTTCAGTAAACCACGCGCCACGGCGCAAGGATATTTTGAATAGTACTGAAAAGAAACTTGCCCTGCGAAATGCACTGCGCTATTTTAAACCAGAATTCCATAAAGTTTTGCTCGATGAATACCTTCATGAGTTAAATGAATACGGCCGAATCTATATGTATCGCTTTCGACCTGAAAATAAAATCTTTGCCAGGCCAATCAATGATTATCCGGCTAAGTCCAAGCAAGCTGCGGCAATAATGCTGATGATTCAAAATAATTTGGACGATAATGTTGCCCAGCACCCGCATGAATTGATTACCTACGGAGGCAACGGAGCGGTTTTCCAGAATTGGGCACAATATAGACTGACCATGCAATATTTGGCAAACATGACCGATGAGCAAACCTTGGCCATGTATTCTGGACATCCCATGGGTCTGTTCCCTTCCCATAAAGATGCACCGAGAGTGGTAGTTACCAATGGCATGATGATTCCTAACTATTCCAAACCAGATGATTGGGAAAAGTTCAATGCGCTCGGAGTTACCCAATATGGACAGATGACCGCAGGAAGCTTTATGTACATCGGTCCCCAAGGCATTGTTCACGGAACAACTATAACCGTATTGAACGCATTTAGAAAAATCAAAAAATCGCCTCATGGTCATTTGTTCCTCACCTCCGGGCTCGGCGGCATGAGCGGTGCTCAACCAAAAGCAGGCAACATTGCCGGTTGCATTACAGTTTGCGCAGAGGTGAATGAAAAAGCAGTATACACCAGACATTCTCAAGGCTGGGTAGATGAAGTAATTTCAGATTTGGAGCTACTGGTAAAACGGGTGAAAAAGGCTAAAGATGAAGGTGAAACGGTTTCCATTGCTTACCATGGAAATGTGGTTGATGTATGGGAAAAATTTTTAGAACAACGCATTACCGTTGAATTGGGAAGTGACCAGACCTCACTTCACAACCCGTGGTCTGGCGGCTATTATCCAGCCGGCTTAAGTTTTGAAGAAGCTAACCAGCTTATGAGAAATAATCCAGAGAAATTTAAGGAGAAAGTAAAAGAAAGCCTGCGACGCCAGGTTGAAGCAATTAACAGTCATTCAGAAACCGGAACTTATTTTTTCGATTATGGTAATGCCTTTTTATTGGAAGCTTCCCGTGCAGACGCAGATATTTTTAAAGAAGATGAAAAGGAATTTAGATATAATAGTTACGTTCAGGATATTATGGGCCCGATGTGTTTCGATTATGGTTTTGGGCCGTTCCGTTGGGTTTGCGCTTCCGGTAAACCTGAAGATTTAGAAAGAACCGATAAGATTGCCACCAAAGTTTTAGAAGAATTATTGCAAGATGCGCCGGCAGAAATCCAGAAACAATTATCGGATAATATTCAATGGATTAAAGGTGCCCAAGAAAATAAACTAGTGGTTGGCTCACAAGCCAGAATTCTATATGCAGATGCTGAAGGTCGTATCAAAATCGCAAATGCCTTTAACGAGGCTATCCAAAAAGGCGAAATCGGAAACATTGTTTTAGGAAGGGACCATCACGATGTTTCAGGAACGGACTCTCCTTATCGAGAAACCTCTAATATTTATGACGGCTCACAGTTTACCGCAGATATGGCCATCCAGAATGTTATTGGTGATAGTTTTAGAGGAGCTACTTGGGTGAGTATTCATAACGGTGGCGGGGTTGGTTGGGGAGAAGTAATTAACGGGGGATTTGGTATGGTTCTTGATGGTAGTGAAGATGCGGAAAGGCGTCTAAATTCAATGCTTTTCTGGGATGTCAACAATGGGATTGCCCGGCGAAATTGGGCCAGAAATGAAGGAGCCATTTTTGCTATAAAACGCGCAATGGTACTTCAACCAAATCTCAAAGTAACTATTCCAAACATCGTCGATGACGATTTACTGAATTAA
- a CDS encoding sulfate permease, SulP family produces MTLRQRTIANFTQNPKNDILSGLTVALALVPEAVAFAFVAGVDPLVGLYGAFMMGIVTALFGGRPGMISGATGAMAVVMVHLIQKGNEIGVSLDAPIENLGLQWLFITLLIVGAIQILAGILRLGKFVRLIPHSVMMGFVNGLAIVIFLSQLGLFKKTIDGESSFMQGIELWTMLGLVGLTMAIMFGLPKLTKKIPAALTAIVVVAAIVIFGKVDVSTVGSFIREGGGQGLEGGLPSFQDQIFGLINTLDGHFLSLILPTAFILAAVGLIESLMTLTLIDELTETRGSGNRECVAQGGANILNGLFGGMGGCAMIGQSLINIESGGRGRLSGAVAAIALLCFVLFGAPLIEQIPIAALVGVMFMVVIGTFAWSSFRIIRKIPLSDAIVLVTVSAITVWQDLAIAVIIGVIMSALVFAWKNATMIRARKRFKEDGTKIYEIWGPLFFGSIQNFNSKFDVKNDPDNVEIDFVESRISDHSALEALFNLVNKYEAEGKSIKLKHLSEDCKELMYKASPKFHEVIVEDIDDPRYYLAADPEQFPKPLSEYNL; encoded by the coding sequence ATGACACTCAGACAAAGAACTATTGCCAATTTCACCCAAAATCCTAAAAATGATATTCTTTCAGGATTAACTGTCGCTCTCGCTCTAGTTCCAGAGGCGGTAGCATTTGCTTTTGTAGCGGGTGTAGATCCGCTAGTAGGACTCTATGGCGCCTTTATGATGGGAATTGTAACTGCCTTATTTGGTGGCCGTCCCGGAATGATTTCTGGCGCAACCGGAGCAATGGCGGTAGTTATGGTTCATCTTATTCAAAAAGGGAATGAGATTGGTGTCAGTCTAGACGCACCTATTGAAAATCTTGGTTTGCAATGGCTATTTATAACTTTATTGATTGTTGGGGCCATTCAAATTTTAGCTGGGATTTTGCGATTAGGGAAGTTTGTTAGACTTATTCCGCATTCAGTTATGATGGGATTTGTTAATGGATTGGCAATCGTAATTTTTCTATCACAGCTGGGCCTTTTCAAAAAAACAATCGATGGCGAATCCAGTTTTATGCAGGGGATAGAATTATGGACAATGTTAGGCTTAGTTGGCTTAACCATGGCCATCATGTTTGGACTTCCCAAACTTACCAAAAAAATTCCCGCGGCCTTAACTGCAATTGTTGTGGTCGCAGCAATAGTAATATTTGGGAAAGTCGATGTTAGTACCGTCGGTTCCTTTATTCGTGAAGGTGGCGGACAAGGTTTAGAAGGTGGCTTACCAAGCTTTCAAGATCAGATTTTTGGTTTGATAAACACCCTCGATGGGCATTTCTTAAGTCTTATTTTACCAACTGCATTCATTTTAGCTGCGGTCGGTCTAATTGAATCCTTAATGACATTGACCTTGATTGACGAACTTACCGAAACCCGTGGAAGCGGTAATCGAGAATGTGTTGCACAGGGTGGCGCGAATATATTAAATGGACTTTTCGGAGGAATGGGCGGTTGCGCCATGATTGGGCAATCCTTAATCAATATTGAATCTGGTGGACGTGGCCGATTATCTGGTGCTGTAGCAGCAATAGCGCTGTTATGTTTTGTATTGTTCGGCGCACCCTTAATAGAACAAATCCCGATTGCGGCGCTAGTTGGGGTAATGTTTATGGTAGTTATTGGGACCTTTGCCTGGAGCAGTTTCAGGATAATTAGAAAAATTCCGCTTTCGGACGCTATCGTATTGGTTACGGTTTCTGCCATCACGGTTTGGCAAGATTTGGCTATCGCAGTCATTATCGGAGTCATCATGTCGGCATTAGTTTTTGCTTGGAAAAATGCTACCATGATTAGGGCCCGAAAGAGATTTAAGGAAGATGGCACAAAAATCTATGAAATCTGGGGACCACTATTCTTCGGTTCTATCCAAAACTTCAATAGTAAATTTGATGTAAAGAATGATCCGGACAATGTTGAAATAGACTTTGTTGAATCCCGTATTAGCGATCACTCTGCACTAGAAGCACTCTTCAACTTGGTAAATAAATATGAAGCTGAAGGCAAATCGATTAAATTGAAGCATTTAAGTGAAGATTGCAAGGAACTTATGTACAAAGCAAGCCCTAAATTTCATGAGGTTATCGTTGAAGATATAGATGATCCGAGATATTATTTAGCGGCGGATCCCGAACAATTCCCAAAGCCACTTTCAGAATATAATCTATAA
- a CDS encoding Imidazolonepropionase yields the protein MNKVIFYSIFFIFIFSCKNESEADNKGQSPESYDLVLSNANVISLETGEVSLSDVYINQGRIVKISSPDDKEKNNAMKRFNVSGKYLLPGFWDNHVHFRGGDSLIKANKDFLQLYLNNGITTVRDAGGDLALEVNKWKKEIESNILAGPMIFTSGAKIDGPKATWAGSLEVENDDNINKALDSLQSLKVDFVKLYDSTISGENYLETIRQAANRGLITSGHMPFSVTVDETVKAGIGAIEHLYYVLKGCSSEEEEITEAIKKKEIGFWESLAQLRKTYNDSTASETFQLLKDNNVYVVPTLHIGGVLSYLDEVDHSKDDYLSLMEPGFIKTYEGRINGALNASAKARQERKELDTFFQKLTKNLQENGVSLLAGSDTGAFNSYVYPGISLHKELEAMVKAGLTPLETLRASAYNGARFLKKDTDYGTVEVGKVADLVILNGNPLKNIAETQNINMVIKNGFKVEMVDLSNDSSRKN from the coding sequence ATGAATAAAGTTATTTTCTATTCTATATTTTTCATTTTCATTTTTTCATGTAAGAATGAATCCGAAGCAGATAATAAAGGGCAAAGTCCAGAATCCTATGATTTGGTATTGAGTAATGCAAATGTGATTTCATTAGAAACGGGCGAAGTCAGCTTAAGTGATGTTTATATAAATCAAGGAAGAATCGTTAAAATCAGTTCGCCCGATGATAAGGAGAAAAACAATGCGATGAAGAGGTTTAATGTTTCTGGGAAATACCTCCTTCCAGGGTTTTGGGATAATCATGTGCATTTTAGAGGCGGTGACTCTTTAATTAAAGCCAATAAGGATTTTCTACAACTTTATCTAAATAACGGAATAACCACGGTTAGGGATGCAGGCGGCGATTTAGCTTTAGAAGTTAATAAGTGGAAAAAAGAGATAGAATCAAACATTCTTGCCGGACCAATGATTTTTACTTCTGGTGCAAAGATTGACGGACCTAAGGCAACTTGGGCGGGCTCTCTAGAGGTCGAAAATGATGATAACATTAATAAGGCGCTGGATTCTCTACAAAGTTTGAAGGTTGATTTTGTAAAACTGTACGATAGCACAATTTCAGGTGAAAATTATTTAGAAACGATCAGGCAAGCTGCTAACCGTGGATTGATTACTTCTGGCCATATGCCGTTTAGTGTGACGGTTGATGAAACCGTTAAAGCCGGAATCGGAGCAATTGAGCATTTGTATTATGTTTTGAAGGGTTGTTCATCTGAGGAAGAGGAAATAACCGAAGCGATTAAGAAAAAGGAAATCGGATTTTGGGAGTCGCTAGCACAACTAAGAAAAACTTATAATGATTCAACCGCATCAGAAACCTTTCAACTTCTAAAAGATAACAATGTGTACGTTGTTCCCACTCTTCATATTGGTGGGGTGCTGAGTTATTTGGATGAGGTAGACCATAGTAAAGATGATTATTTATCCCTGATGGAGCCTGGGTTTATAAAAACTTATGAAGGGCGAATCAATGGAGCGCTCAACGCATCAGCAAAAGCTAGACAGGAACGGAAAGAACTCGATACTTTTTTTCAGAAGCTTACAAAAAATCTTCAGGAAAATGGCGTTAGTCTTTTGGCAGGTTCTGATACTGGAGCATTTAATTCTTATGTTTATCCTGGGATTTCACTTCATAAAGAACTCGAAGCGATGGTAAAAGCTGGTTTAACTCCGCTTGAAACATTAAGAGCTTCAGCGTACAATGGTGCGAGATTCTTGAAAAAGGATACGGATTACGGAACGGTGGAAGTTGGTAAAGTGGCAGATTTAGTTATCCTAAACGGAAATCCGCTTAAAAATATAGCTGAAACACAGAACATCAATATGGTCATTAAGAACGGGTTTAAAGTTGAAATGGTAGATCTTTCAAATGATTCCTCAAGAAAGAACTGA
- a CDS encoding Imidazolonepropionase, with the protein MKLLFILFFAILSTFSYCQTLLKPDRVFDGIEMHEGWVVLVEGNKIVQVGKESEIKTTSVTTVIDLKGKTLMPGLIEGHSHLLLHPYNETSWNDQVLKESPVERAIRGTVAAKNSLMAGVTTMRDLGSEGAGYTDVYLKKSIEDSIVIGPRLLVAGPAIVATGAYGPKGFHDGVTVPLGAEEASGDQVISVVRRQLGNGADLIKIYSDYRWRSGEESQATFTLNEIEKMVETAESAGRYVVAHASTPEGMRRAVLGGVETIEHGDGGTIEIFKLMKEKGVALCPTLAAGDAILQYEGWNKTSDPEPARITEKKKSFKMALDAGVEIVFGGDVGVFTHGENYKELELMVEYGMKPLQVLKSATSLNAKVFHLKNLGEIKTNYLADLIAVEGNPVEDINTLRNVSFVMKDGKIYKNE; encoded by the coding sequence ATGAAGCTTCTCTTTATCCTCTTTTTCGCAATTCTTTCAACTTTTTCTTATTGCCAAACCTTATTAAAACCAGACCGAGTTTTTGATGGGATAGAAATGCACGAAGGTTGGGTTGTTTTGGTTGAAGGAAATAAAATAGTACAAGTTGGAAAAGAGTCTGAGATTAAAACCACAAGTGTAACAACAGTTATCGATTTAAAAGGCAAGACCTTAATGCCCGGACTTATTGAGGGTCATTCGCATTTGCTACTTCACCCTTATAACGAAACCAGTTGGAATGATCAAGTGCTTAAGGAATCACCTGTAGAACGTGCTATCCGTGGTACGGTTGCGGCAAAGAATTCGCTGATGGCGGGAGTTACCACCATGCGCGATTTAGGCTCGGAAGGTGCGGGATACACCGATGTGTATTTAAAAAAATCGATTGAAGATTCAATCGTAATTGGTCCAAGATTGCTGGTTGCGGGTCCCGCCATAGTTGCGACTGGCGCTTATGGTCCAAAAGGTTTTCACGATGGGGTAACGGTTCCTTTAGGAGCGGAAGAGGCGAGTGGCGACCAAGTTATCTCCGTGGTAAGAAGGCAATTGGGTAACGGGGCTGATTTAATTAAGATTTACTCTGATTATCGTTGGCGTTCGGGTGAGGAATCACAAGCAACCTTCACCTTAAATGAAATAGAGAAAATGGTTGAAACTGCCGAAAGTGCCGGTCGTTACGTGGTTGCCCATGCTAGCACTCCCGAGGGGATGAGGCGGGCTGTTTTAGGTGGCGTAGAAACTATAGAGCACGGTGATGGCGGAACAATAGAAATTTTTAAATTAATGAAAGAAAAAGGAGTTGCACTTTGCCCGACCCTTGCCGCCGGTGATGCAATTTTGCAATATGAGGGATGGAATAAAACATCTGACCCAGAGCCAGCACGAATTACCGAAAAGAAAAAATCCTTTAAAATGGCTTTAGATGCTGGCGTCGAAATAGTTTTTGGTGGTGATGTTGGGGTTTTTACTCATGGTGAGAATTATAAGGAATTGGAACTAATGGTAGAATATGGAATGAAACCGCTTCAAGTTTTGAAATCTGCCACTTCGTTGAACGCTAAAGTTTTTCATCTTAAAAATTTGGGCGAAATCAAAACAAATTATCTGGCCGATTTAATTGCGGTTGAAGGGAATCCGGTTGAAGATATAAACACTCTTAGAAATGTGTCCTTTGTTATGAAGGATGGTAAAATTTACAAGAATGAATAA
- a CDS encoding glutamate carboxypeptidase, producing the protein MKKTSLTLLLMCLLFNLMSAQKLSKAEKQIIKSVESNNKDAISFLKDAVNINSGTKNPEGVKEVGVLFTNAFKELNFETKWIDMPAEINRAGHFFAETSGTKGKKLLLIGHLDTVFEADSPFQQFEMVNDSTAHAPGGNDMKGGDVIILYALKALKDNNLLKDAQIIVALTGDEEDAGNPLEISRKDLIDAAKRSDIALGFETSTGFNNATVARRGSSGWVLESTGKRAHSAGIFTESTGAGAIFEISRILNQFYTEVKGEEYLTFNPGLILGGTTVSIDSLSDKATADGKSNVVAQTAVVKGGLRFISEEQKENTREKMSKIVEKSLPQTSSKITFSDMYPAMSPTEGNSQLLQVLNQVSLDLGQGEVVAYDPGKRGAADTSFVAEYVDCLDGLGTMGRGAHTLEETVNLKTIENLTKRTALLIYRLINQ; encoded by the coding sequence ATGAAAAAGACTTCCCTCACCCTACTCCTTATGTGTTTGTTATTCAACCTAATGAGTGCCCAAAAACTTTCAAAAGCCGAAAAACAAATAATCAAGAGCGTAGAATCTAATAACAAAGACGCGATTTCATTCCTTAAAGATGCCGTAAACATTAATAGCGGAACCAAAAATCCAGAAGGAGTTAAAGAGGTTGGGGTCCTATTTACAAATGCCTTTAAAGAGTTGAATTTCGAGACGAAATGGATAGACATGCCTGCAGAAATCAATCGGGCGGGCCATTTTTTTGCTGAAACATCTGGCACTAAAGGAAAAAAACTTCTTTTAATTGGCCATTTAGATACGGTTTTTGAAGCGGATAGTCCTTTTCAACAATTTGAAATGGTTAACGATAGCACCGCCCACGCTCCTGGAGGAAACGACATGAAAGGTGGCGACGTTATTATATTATACGCACTAAAGGCGTTGAAAGATAATAACCTGCTAAAGGATGCACAGATAATTGTCGCATTAACTGGAGATGAAGAGGATGCGGGCAATCCTTTAGAAATAAGCCGAAAGGACTTGATCGACGCGGCAAAACGGAGCGATATTGCATTAGGATTTGAAACTTCTACGGGTTTTAATAATGCTACGGTTGCAAGACGAGGTTCTTCTGGTTGGGTTTTAGAATCCACTGGAAAACGAGCTCATTCAGCCGGAATTTTTACCGAATCCACTGGTGCTGGAGCTATTTTTGAAATATCACGAATCTTGAATCAATTTTATACCGAGGTTAAGGGCGAAGAATATTTAACTTTCAATCCAGGTCTAATTTTAGGCGGTACTACGGTAAGCATCGATTCACTTTCGGATAAAGCAACAGCCGATGGAAAATCTAATGTTGTTGCCCAAACCGCAGTGGTTAAAGGTGGACTTAGATTTATTTCTGAAGAACAAAAAGAGAATACCCGAGAAAAAATGAGCAAAATCGTAGAGAAAAGTTTGCCACAGACTTCTTCTAAAATCACTTTTTCTGATATGTATCCGGCGATGAGCCCAACCGAAGGAAATAGTCAACTTTTACAGGTACTCAATCAAGTGAGCTTAGATTTGGGTCAAGGTGAAGTTGTGGCTTACGACCCTGGAAAACGCGGCGCAGCCGATACATCCTTTGTCGCAGAATATGTTGATTGTTTAGATGGATTAGGAACGATGGGGCGTGGAGCTCATACTTTAGAGGAAACGGTCAATTTAAAAACAATCGAAAATCTTACCAAAAGAACCGCTCTACTTATTTACAGATTGATTAATCAATAG
- a CDS encoding 2-oxoisovalerate dehydrogenase E1 component, protein MAVTKKIEKDILERAFKTLCTAKAMTEIYEENFKLVSKYVHATSRGHEVIQIALGLQLLPQDYAFPYYRDDAMLLSFGLRPYDLMLQLFAKKDDPFSAGRSYYCHPSLRDADKPKIPHQSSATGMQAIPATGVAMGFNYRESDNLNSDEGQNDVGENIARNNYDSSVHSEDSRLGGNSPIVVCSLGDASVTEGEIAEAFQMAALKQLPILYLVQDNGWDISANAEETRSQNAFEYAKGFKGLEAISIDGADFIESYQAIEKVISTIRKERRPFLVHAKVPLLNHHTSGVRMEWYRDDLEEAKSRDPYPVLKNQLTDNGFSDSDINQIKKDAYQKVKEDFELAKNAEDPAADDLFTHDFAPTEITEETGDRSPSGKDKVVMVDCALFAVEELMKKHPECLLYGQDVGGRLGGVFREAATLAQKFGDNRVFNTPIQEAFIVGSTVGMSAVGLKPIVEVQFADYIWPGLNQLFTEVSRSCYLSNGKWPVSMILRVPIGAYGSGGPYHSSSIESIVTNIRGIKIAYPSNGADLKGLIKAAYYDPNPVVILEHKGLYWSKVPGTKGATSIEPSEDYILPFGKANVLQEIWKQEDKETLTIVSYGMGVHWAINGTKGIRDQVEVIDLRTLFPLDEETIFKSVKKTGKCLVVTEEPSSNSFALALAGKIQEECFQFLDAPVMTIGSENMPAIPLNSILEERMIPSTEKVKKKIEELLNY, encoded by the coding sequence ATGGCAGTGACTAAGAAAATAGAAAAGGATATACTTGAAAGAGCTTTTAAAACGCTCTGCACCGCAAAGGCGATGACGGAGATTTATGAAGAAAATTTTAAACTTGTTTCAAAATATGTTCATGCCACCTCACGAGGTCATGAGGTAATCCAAATTGCTTTAGGACTACAATTATTGCCGCAAGATTATGCGTTTCCGTATTATCGGGACGATGCCATGTTGCTTTCATTTGGGCTTAGACCGTACGATTTAATGTTGCAGTTGTTTGCCAAGAAAGATGATCCTTTTTCTGCTGGACGTTCATATTACTGTCACCCAAGTCTGCGGGATGCCGACAAGCCTAAGATTCCACATCAATCTTCAGCGACCGGGATGCAGGCAATTCCTGCTACTGGTGTAGCAATGGGCTTTAATTACCGCGAAAGCGATAATCTCAATTCAGATGAAGGGCAAAATGATGTTGGGGAGAATATTGCCCGCAATAATTATGATTCCTCAGTGCACTCAGAAGATTCCCGCCTTGGTGGTAATTCTCCAATCGTTGTGTGCTCGCTTGGTGACGCTTCCGTTACGGAAGGAGAAATTGCAGAAGCCTTCCAGATGGCGGCCTTAAAACAGCTTCCTATTCTTTATTTGGTCCAAGATAATGGTTGGGATATTTCTGCAAATGCAGAAGAAACAAGGTCTCAAAACGCCTTCGAGTATGCGAAAGGTTTCAAAGGATTAGAAGCCATCAGCATTGATGGTGCAGATTTTATTGAAAGTTATCAAGCGATTGAAAAGGTCATTTCCACTATTCGAAAAGAACGAAGACCTTTCCTAGTTCACGCAAAAGTTCCTTTGCTCAATCACCATACTTCAGGGGTAAGGATGGAATGGTATCGAGATGATTTGGAAGAAGCTAAGTCTAGAGACCCTTATCCGGTTTTAAAAAATCAACTTACTGATAATGGATTTTCAGATTCAGATATAAATCAAATTAAAAAAGACGCCTACCAGAAGGTAAAAGAAGATTTTGAGCTGGCCAAAAATGCAGAAGACCCAGCCGCCGATGATTTATTTACCCATGATTTTGCGCCGACAGAAATAACCGAAGAAACCGGTGATAGGTCACCAAGTGGAAAAGATAAAGTGGTAATGGTAGATTGTGCATTATTTGCGGTTGAAGAATTGATGAAGAAGCATCCTGAATGTCTTTTATATGGCCAGGATGTAGGTGGAAGACTTGGTGGCGTTTTTAGGGAAGCCGCAACCTTGGCCCAGAAGTTTGGTGACAATCGTGTTTTTAATACTCCAATACAAGAAGCCTTTATCGTGGGTTCTACCGTAGGTATGAGTGCCGTAGGCCTAAAGCCAATAGTTGAGGTTCAGTTTGCCGATTATATTTGGCCGGGCTTAAATCAACTTTTTACCGAGGTTAGCCGAAGTTGTTATCTGTCGAATGGTAAATGGCCGGTGAGTATGATTCTTAGAGTTCCGATTGGAGCTTACGGAAGTGGCGGACCGTACCATTCTTCTTCAATTGAAAGCATCGTCACTAATATCCGAGGGATTAAAATTGCTTATCCTTCTAATGGTGCCGACTTAAAAGGTCTGATTAAAGCTGCCTATTACGACCCAAATCCCGTGGTGATACTAGAGCATAAAGGATTGTACTGGAGCAAAGTTCCAGGAACAAAGGGAGCAACGTCTATTGAGCCATCCGAAGATTATATATTGCCTTTTGGAAAGGCAAATGTATTACAGGAAATCTGGAAACAAGAAGACAAAGAAACCTTAACCATCGTGAGTTATGGGATGGGAGTACATTGGGCGATAAATGGCACAAAAGGGATAAGAGACCAAGTTGAAGTCATAGATTTAAGAACTCTTTTTCCGTTGGATGAAGAAACTATTTTCAAATCGGTCAAAAAAACCGGAAAATGTCTTGTAGTCACCGAAGAGCCTTCCAGCAATAGTTTTGCGCTTGCGCTGGCCGGAAAAATTCAAGAAGAATGTTTCCAATTTTTAGATGCGCCGGTTATGACCATTGGTAGTGAAAACATGCCCGCCATTCCGCTTAATTCAATTTTGGAGGAAAGAATGATTCCATCAACCGAAAAGGTTAAGAAAAAAATTGAGGAACTTTTAAACTATTGA